The sequence below is a genomic window from Sorangiineae bacterium MSr12523.
TCTCTGCGGGAAATTCGGGGCGCCCCCATCGGGTCGAAGCGACATGCATGTCCCTCCGCACGCGGCCCATTTCAAGCCGTTCGTCTACGCCGCGGATTTCCAGACCTTCACGATGAATCCCTCCGTCGCGTCGCAGAACTCCTCGCCGAGTCAGACCTCGAGCATCTCGCTCGCCGGGCGGGAGGTGCGGCGCACCTGTGTTCCTGCTCCGGTTTGCAAGCCATGAAGGCGCTCACGTTCGACTTGCACCTTCCGCGGCTCGCGTTTGCGCGTGCGCTCGGCACGGTCTCGGCGCACGGCTATTTGAACGGGCTCGGTCCGCTGCGCCTCGCCGAGGTGCCCGATGCGCGCGTGCTCGGCGATCACTGGGTCGTCGTGGAGACGAAGGCGTGTGGCATTTGCGGCAGCGACGTCAAGGAAGTCTTCATGGACGCCGCCGTCGACAACCCGCTCACCGCGGTCATTTCCTTTCCCCACGTCATGGGCCACGAGCACGTGGGCGTCGTGGCGGAGACCGGCCGCGCCGTCACCCGTGTGAAGCGCGGCGATCGCGTGGCGTGCTCTCCCTGGTTCAGTTGCGCCGTGCGCGGTCTCCCCGAATGCGACGCGTGCCGCCGCGGCCAGATCGCGCTTTGCGAAAGCTTCACCGAGGGCACCTTCGCCCCGGGCATGCACGCCGGCACCTGCCGCGACATCTCGGGTGGCTTCGCGCCGCTCGTTCCGGTGCACGAATCGGCGTGTTTCCCGATGCCCGATGGCGTTCCTTTCTCGACCGCCGTTCTCGCCGATCCGTTCGCCGTGGCGCTGCACGCGGTGCTCAAATCGCCGCCGGAGCCCGGCGAGACGGTGCTCGTGTACGGATGCGGCGGGCTCGGTGTGCTCGTGATCCACATTCTCGCGCGGCTCTTTCCGCGCACGCGCGTCTTGGCGGTGGACCCGCGGCCGCACGCCCGCGCACTGGCCGAGCAGCTCGGGGCCGCCGCGACCTTCTCGGCGCGCGGTGCGGAGCTCATCGAGGCCATTGCGCAGGCTGCCGACGTGCCCGTACGTCGTCCGCAGTTCGCGTTGCCATGGCTGCACAAGGGGGTCGACCGCGTTTACGATACCGTGGGCTCGGCCGCGACCCTCGAGACCGCGGTGCGCATCACGAGGCCGCTCGGTGTCTTGGTGCTGGTAGGCGTCGCCACCCCGGCGCGCTTCGAATGGACGCCGCTCTACTTCAAAGAGCTCCACATCATGGGCTCGAGCGGATACGGCATCGAGGACTTCGCCGGGCGGCGCGCACACGCCTTCGAGCATTTTTTTGCCCTTCTCGAGCAGCGCACCCTCGATTTGTCGAACGTCGTCACCCACCGCTTTCCGCTGGCCGAGTACAAGGACGCATTCTTGACGGCACGCTCGAAAGGCGCAGCGCCGGCCATCAAAGTGGTGTTCGACTTCGGGTGAGCTCGCACAGGTGATCGACGGCGCTCGAAAAGGAGTAGCGCGGCGTCCAACCGAGCTGCTCGCGGATCTTTCGAATCGACATTTCGCTCTTCGTCGTCACCATGTCGATGGCCGTATGCGTGAGGAGCGGCCGCGCCGTCGCACGACGAAGGCGCGCCATCGCCTCGAGGGAAGAGGCCATCGTGCGCGCGACGGGCAAGGGGATCGACCGGCGCACGGGCGGGCGCCCCGCGATTTTGGCCACCGCATCGAAGTAATCGCGAAAAGAAATGGCCTCGCCGTCCCCGACGATGAACGCTTCGCCCAGCGCGCTCGGGTGCTCGGCGGCGAGCAAGGTCGCATCGAGCAAGTTCTCGATGTAGCACGGATGGCACGTACCGACGCCGCCGCCCAACAGGAACATCTTGCCCTGTCGGATCATCGCAAGGGGCTCCTCGAGCCAAGTCCCGCGCGGACCGTACACCACGGCAGGCCGCAAAATGGAGAGCGGCAGACCTGACTCGAAGGCCTTCCGTGCGACGGCCTCGCCGTGGGCCTTGGTGAGCGAATAGCCATCCCACGCCTGCCCATCCAAGGGCGTCGTGTCGTCGAAATACTTCGGTGAAGGTGTTCCGAACACGGCGATGGAGCTGAAATGAACGACGCGCCGCACGCCGGCTGCACGCGCCGCGCGATACAGCGCTTCCGTGCCGCGGACATTGGCGCCTGCGAACTCGTCCGCGGTCCCCCAATCCGAAACGTGGCCTGCGCAATGAAAGATGCGTGCCGCCCCCGCCACAGCCGCGACGAGCGAGCGTTCATCCCGCAGATCGCCCTGCACGAGCTGCGCGCCCGTGGCCACCGCAGCCGTGAGCTTGCCCTCGCTCCCCGCACGGCAGAGCACCCGCACCTGGCGCCCTTCGCGTAGCAAGCGTTCCGCGAGATGGCTGCCGATGAACCCCGTCGCGCCCGTTATCAGATCGATCATTTGTACTTTCCGCTTTTACCAAAGTACCCAAAACAGAAGGACACCCACGTGCGGTAGCTCAGTCACGTTGGTTGCGTTTACCATCGACGCACCAACGGCCGACCGCGAACGATAGGAGACGACCATGAAGGTCCTGTGCGTTCATCCGAGTGGTCTCATGTACACCGAGATCTTCCTTCGTTTGGAGCCCCTGGGCGTCGAGCTCGTCGCGGCGGCGGTTCGTCGGGCCGGGCACGACACCCGGCTGCTCGATCTTCAGGCGGCCACGCATCGCGACTACTTTCGCCTCCTCGACGATTTTCGTCCGGACGCGGTGCTCTTCGGCATGAACTACCTCGCGAACGTCCCCGAGGTCGTCGACCTCTGCAAGGAGACCAAGGCGCGCCACCCGCGGATCCTCACCTGTGTGGGCGGCCACAGTGCGTCCTTCACGGCGAGGGAGCTCCTCGCGCATGCAGAAGGCAGCATCGATTGCGTGGTGCGCGGAGAAGGGGAGGAGGCCGCACCGCGCGTGCTCGATGCCTGGCGCGACGACCCGAAGAGCCTGCATCTGCTCGACGGCGTGATCACCCTGGACGGTGAAGGCCCGCCCCCCAAGCAGATTCACTCGCTCGACGATCTGCGCCCGGCGCGCGACTTGCTGCCCAATCGAAAAAAGTACTTCATCGGCGTGCTGGATCCCGCGGCATCGATCGAGTTCTCACGTGGCTGCCCGTGGGACTGCTCGTTCTGCAGCGCCTGGACCTTCTACGGACGAAGCTATCGCAAAGTAAACCCGGAGATCTGCGCCGAAGATCTCGCGAGCATCCGCGAACAAGGCGTCTTCATCGTCGACGACGTGGCCTTCATCCAGGCCGAGCACGGCAACGCCATTGCGGACGCCATCGAGCGCCGTGGCCTCAAGAAGCGGTATTATTTGGAGACGCGCGGCGACGTGCTCCTGCGCAACAAAGAGTTGTTCGTGCGCTGGAAGAAACTCGGCCTCGAGTACATGTTCCTCGGCCTCGAAGCCATCGATGCCGAAGGCCTCAAAGCCTTTCGAAAGCGCGTGCCATTGGGCAAAAACTTCGAAGCCCTCGAATACGCGCGTTCCCTCGGCATCATGGTGGCGGTGAACATCATTGCCGATCCCGACTGGGACGAGGCGCGCTTTCAAGTCATCCGCGAATGGGCCCTGTCCGTGCCCGAAATCGTCAACATCAGCGTGAATACGCCCTATCCGGGCACCGAGACCTTCCTCACCGACGCCCGCACCTTCACCACGCGCGATTATCGCCTTTTCGACATTCAACACGCCGTTCTCCCGACCAAGTTGCCACTTCGGCGCTTCTACGAAGAGCTCGTAAAAACGCAACAAGTGCTCAACAAGAAGCATTTGGGCATCGCCGCATTGAAGGCGACGGCCGCGATCTCGGCGCGCTTGCTGCTCCAGGGCCAAACGAACTTCGTCAAAATGCTCTGGAAGTTCAACTCGGTGTACGATCCCCGGCGGCAACTCTCCGATCATGCCCAGCCGGTCAAATACGAAATGAAGTTGCCCGTGGTGTCTCCGACGAAGAAGGTGGATCCGCGAAAGCTTTACGTTCTGCCGCCCAACAGCAAAGCCGCGCAGGCGAATGCATTGATCACGCGGGAGACCTGAAATGGACGACCACCGGACCTTCGAGGCCCGGTAGCGGTAGCGACATGGCTTCGGCTTCCGCCGCCTCCCGTTCCGACGAGGAGAGGCGGCGCCACGCCTCGATCGCGATCTCGCCCGCCGTCCGGCGCCAGACACCGACGATTTCGCCATGGACGAGCAACGCGCCCGGCCACACGCGCGATGTCCAGAGCGCCGCGCGTCGTTTGGCGTTGGGCACGAGAAGCTCCCGATCGGCTCCCCAGAGAAGATAGTACGCGTCCCCACTGGGGAGGAGCCGCGCCGGCGCAGCAGGCCCGGGGGGCGCCCGAAACGCGGGTTCGTCGTCGGCGAGAATCCAGGCATCGCCAATCGGCGTGCGCACCGGCGTCAGCGCAGGATGCAGCGCTTCGAAGGCGGCAAGTGCGGCCGCAGGCGAAATGCCGGCCCACTCCGCGAAGGAAGCCGCAGTCGTCGGGCCGAAGACGTGAAGGTATCGACGCGCGAGTTCGAGGCGCGCATCCCGCGGGGCCATGTTGGGCGCCGGCTGGGTCCAGACGACGGGCTGGCGTGCCCCTTCCCAGCGCAGCAGGACCCTGCCCGTCGGGGCCGCGTACCGGAGGCTGTTGTGAGGTACGCCCATCCCGTGCCCTGCCTGGCCGAATGGCATCTTGCGGCCGTCGAGGAACGTGTGAAGTCGGGACGCCGTATGGTGTGCCCTCGCGAGGCCACGGGCGTCCTCTGGCAGCCGCCCAAGCGAGAACAGGGGGAGATCCTTGGCGGCCACGACGTACGCACTGAACCGCGGGCCCCAAAGTTGAATGAGTGAGCGATGCTCCCACGCCGCCGGGCCGGTGCCGGCGATCCGCGCATGGATGGACAAGAGCGCAGCGCGCGGCATGGAGTCCTGCAACCCGCACCACGCCGCGCGTCGGAGTGACTCCGAGCGCATCGGCAAACGCTCGGCGAGCGAACCGATCCGTCGCCTGAAATCGAGTATCTGTGCGCGCGTCAGCTCGAGCCGTGACTGGACCACCCGGGAATCCTCTCACGGGTGGCGCGGTTTGGGCCGGGAATCTTTGCATCGTCGATAACCCCGGCCCAAACGTTGCACTACTCGATCAATCGACTTTGCCGCACGACAGGCGTGCGCACGCGATCATAGGCACGCACACGCGACGACCAATTGCGTGACTTCGACGAGGCGGCAGCTTGCGTCGTAATGCCTGCATGCCCGCTCGAAGTCGTCGTCGGTCGCACCGGAGCATTCCGCGAGATGCGTCGGTGTCTCGACGCACAGAAGGGCCGTTCCATTCGCATCCTCGCACGCTTCTCTCAAGTCTTCGCAGAAGCGATCTCCACCCCCACCCGAGGCGTTGCTGGCCAATCCGGGGGCGGCCACGCTGAGCGCCACCAATGCACATGCCACGATGATCGTTGCCTTGATATGCTTCTTGGTATGTTGCATGCTCTCCTCCGTTGGATGTGCCGCCGCACACACCGAGACCATTCACGGCAGGCACGGCAGCCAATGATATGAATTTTGGGATCGCTGATTGCTTATCGACCGGCTCTGGCGGTGCTCGATAATGACGCGCTTAATTCACACGCGAGACACCAAATGCGATGATCGGCGTGAATGATTCATGTATCCGCTGCGACGGTATGTTTTCGTTTTCGCCAACTCTGCGACTGAACAACGGCATGCATACGAGCGCGCGACATCGCGGTAGCTCCAAAATCAGTTGCGGGCAGGACCTACCTCGCTCGGCATCCGCGCGCAACGATTCTCATGCTCGGGCTCGATTTTATTTTTATTCATGTTTCGCCAACAACATTCCATTCGTCATCGTTCGAGCTGAGTTGGAGAAGGTGTCGTTACGTCACAGTAAGCAAGATGCGAAAGATGTGCCGATTTGGGTCAAGGATTATTGGGCATTCCTCCGCTGCCTCCGAAAGCGGCCGGCCAAGGCGTCGCTCTCGCGCGCGAGTAACTCCGCATCGCTCCCAACGATGGGCGTCCTCTTCGGAGCACGAGCCGCACCCGCTCTGAAATGAGAAACGAGGACCACGGCGGCGCGCGCCATGACCCTCGTTTTTACGGGACTCCGAGAAGAAAGAAGCTTCTCAGTTCGCCTTCCACACGGCCCACTTGCCGGTGGTGGCCCACGTGTCATTCGCGTCCTTGAAGGCGCCAATGTACGCTGCGCTCGCGTCGAAGAAAGCGTCGCTCGGGGGCGGCGAAGCGTTCTCGGTCAGAGAGGTCGCGGGGCCGAACACCGGATTGACGGCATCGAAGCATCCCGCAATGTTCGGATTCTTGTCCGAATTCTTGTAATCCGAATTGAGCAAGAGCTCGTGCTCGACGAACAGCGTGCCGTCGTCCTGCTTGTCGTTGTCCTTGTCCGGCGCCGTGCTCCCCGTTTCGGGGTAGGCGATGGCGTTCGCGAGGCCGGTGCCCGTGCTGCCGAAGAAGATGCTGCTTCGGATATCGAGGCCCTTGCCCCAATTGGCTGCGGTGGCTTTGTCGCGAATGTCGATGCCCGCCTCGAAGCCCACGGCAACGGTGTTGTAGATGTGGCCCTTCGTGTTCCTGCGAAGGAGCATTCCGTATTGGGCCTTCGGCGCATTGTTGTTCTGGCCGCACAGCGTCACGTTGGAGATTTTCGGCTCCGAAAAGGGCTCTTTTGCCGACCCGACCTCGTCGTTGTCCGCTTCGAACCCGTTCATTTCCTCGCCCGTGGCCGGATTCTGCTGGAGTACGAAGAATTGCAGATTGCCTTGCCAGCCGAGGTCCCAGTCGATTCCGTCGTCCTCGTTGTACTGGCAGGCGAGGTATTTCGCATTGACCGTTCCACCGAAGAACTCGAAGCAATCATCCTTCGTGTGACGAATCTGCACATGGTCGATGGTGGTGCCGCTGCCGACGCCGGCCAAGGTGAGGCCGTTCACCTCGTTGTCGGGGCTCAGCTCGATGCCGCTGTACTCGATGCGGACGTAGCGGAACGTGCCGCTCGATTCGGTTGGATTGTTCCCGCCGAACGTACCGCCCTCGGATAGGCCGTCCACGCGGTGCGTTCCCTTGTTGACGGGCGCGTTGCCAAGAATGATTACGCCACCCCAGTCACCGGCTCGGCGCGAGCCCTCGGGCAGCTGGCTGGTGAAGACGATGGGCTCATCGGCGGTGCCTTCCGCGACGATCTTCGCGCCCGGCTGAATGACCAGCACGCCCTTGCTGGAGTTTTCACCTTGAATCGTGGTTCCCTTTTCGATTGTCAGGGTGGCGCCCGAACGCACGAACACCGTACCTTTGATGAGCCAGGTTTTGTCCTTGGTCAGTGTCTTGTTGCCGGTCACTTGGCCGAGAAGTTCGCTGCTCGTGCTGTTGTTCGGCGGCGGGTTACCACCGCCTCCAGGCGAATCGTCATCGCTGCTGCAGCCGACGCCCGCGACGCCGATGGCAACGAGGGACGCGAGGGACAGAGTCAAGAATCCCGCGGAACGCGAAACCTTCGCAAAGCGCGGGAGAAGAGAAAAGAGCCGGGATTTCATCGTGGTGGTCTCCTGGGGCCGGCAACGTGCGGCCAATATGTGACGGAAAGGTTTCTCGTCCGCGAACTGTTCGCGAACGCGGGGCTATTGGATATTCACGGTGGCGCTGAGCCAGACGGACGTTCCGAGCTTGTAGCGTTGAACGATATTGTCGGCTTGGAGGAAGCGATAGGGCGCGTCGAGAAGGTTGTCGGCGGCCAGTTTCAGGTCGACGTATTTGCCAATCCCTTGCGTGATGGACGCATCGAGCTGGCTGCGGGGTTGTTCGTAAATATCGGGCAATCCAAGCTGGCCGACTTGGGCAATGCGCTCCCCGAAAATATTATACAATACACGAATACGTGTGCGCGAGCTTTCGTGATTGTAATCGATGGCGAAATTGACGATGAAAGGCGATTGTTGGGCCAAAGGTCGAACGTTGCTCGTTTGCACCTGTCCAGGACCGGAGTCGAGCTCGACCCGGGAATGGACCAACGTCAAATTCGACAGAACACTGAAGTCTTGCAGCGCTTTGGAGATGAACCCCAACTGCTTCCGCGCCTCCAGCTCGATGCCCAGATTCGTCGCACCGCGCGCGTTCTGGTACGACAACACCCCGCGTCCCTGCGAAATGATGATGGGCTCGATGGGCTTGTCGAACGACTTGGCGAAAGCCGTGGCCGCGAGCACGTCCGCCTCCCCAGGGAACCACTCGAAGCGAACGTCGTAATTGTTGATACGGGTTCGATCGAGGTTTGGATTTCCCTCGATTTCGCGTGCGCCGAAGTAATCCGTGAACGAAAAAGGCGCAAGCTCGCGAAGTTGCGGCCGCGCAACGGTTCGAGACGCCGAGAGCCGAAGATTGGAGGCTTCCGTGACCTTGAAGATCAGATTGGCGGAGGGAAGGAGGTCGGTCTTGGCCAATTTGGCCTGGACTGCCGTGCTGACGCCCACGTGCGGGTCGAACGAGTCGATGGTTTGCGTCGACGATTCGACGCGCGCTCCAACGATGGCGCGCAGCCGTTCGCCGAACCAGAAGTCGCCCATCAGGTAGCCGGCGTATACGTTGTGATCGGCATTGTACGCGTCGTTCTTCCGCGTGTACTCCGTCAGTTCGAGCGCGCTCGTGCCGTCTTGCGCATCGCCGATGTTCGGGTTGGTGAAGAGTTGATCCGGCGGTAAGAGGATGGCGCCGGGGTTCTGTCCCGTATCGGTGTAGCGAAACCTTCGCGCATTGAACTCGCGGTGTCTGCGGGTTATCAGGCCACCGAACTTGAAATTCTTCGTAGCCTTCAATTCCCGGGTGACCGGTTGCGTGACATCGACGCTGCCTCCGTACGTGGTCTCGCTCTGCTTGGCATAGAAATGCGAACCGCTCAGCGTTCCTTGGAGCCAGCTGCGTCCCAGCGTGGGATCGTCGGAGTAGACGGTCTCGCGGGTGTTGGGTTCGTCGAGCTTGGCGCGCGAAGCCGTTCCCGTCCATGCGATCTGCGTGCCCATGGTCGAGGGAAACCGATGTTCGCCGCGAAGCTGACCGAATGCGAGATCGCGGGACACGAATCGAAGACGGGTATCGTAGACGACCGCGCCATTTCGTTCGGCGTTGGGACCCGTAATCTCGCGCCCCTCTTTTTCCGAGCCGCGGCTGTAGAGTCCCGTCAGGGTAAATCGATGATCGAGGCTTGGCGCGTACGTCAACGTCGAGAGCCCGTTCCACGCCACCAAATCGAGGCCGGTGTTCGCCCTGTAGTCGTTCTGAAGGATCAGTTGTCCCGGATTCTGCGGATCGGGATTGAAGTTGCGCAGAATCTCGTCGTTTCTGCGGACGAAACGACGCGAGTAGCCGGCGGCAAACTGATAGCCGAACGCCTGCTCGTTCTTCTTTCCGAAGCGGATCGAATTGCCGACGTACGCGCTGATCGTGCCGTTGGGCAGCGAAATGGGGTTCGTCGTCGTCATGGGCGAGTTCATCGCCCGCCCATACTCGGTGAGCCGCGGATTCCGGCCGGAAGCGCCCGGGACGAAGGCCTGCACGTTCTCGTTCGGAATCACCGACGGCAGCTTTCGTCCGCCGTCGTCGATGCCGAGCCAGTCCGTGCTGCCGCCCTGGTGAGAAAGGCGTCGCTGGAAGGTCGTCTCCGTATTGAACCCGAGCCCCACGTTGGCTTGAAACTGAAACTTGGGCGGCAGATCGCGCGTATGAATGTTGACGGATCCACCCGCGAAGTCGCCCGGCATGTCGGGCACGAATGTCTTCGAAACGGTGACGTCGGACAAAACCGCCGTTGGGAAGATATCGAGTGGGACGGCTTGCCGGTCCGGCTCGGGGCTCGGCAGCGGTGCACCATTCAAAAGCGCATTCGAATACCGCTCACCCAAACCGCGGACGAACAGATAGCGACCCTCGACCAGCGTCACACCGACGACGCGTCGCGATGCATCTGCCGCGTTCCGGTCGGGCGTCTTGGCAATGTCCTGCGCACCGACGCCATCGGACGCCGTCGCGGCATTCCGCCGTATCTGAATCTGCGCTGCGGCGCTCGCGCGCTCGATGTCGGCCTCGATGGGCGACAATTCCTCGTGAGCCTCTTTGTCCGACTCCATCGGCACGTCGATGCGGCGCGTTTTTCCCGCAACCACGCGCACCCTCTTCAGCCGGCGCGTCTGGTGCAGTTCGTACACCACGCGAAAGTCGTAATCGCCCGGTGGAAGCTCGATGCGGTAGCGGCCGTCGACGTCCGTCAGTACGCGCTTGTCTTTCCCCAGGACGAAAACCTGGGCTTCAATCAGCGTGTCCTTGGTATCGCTATCGGTGATGACGCCCCAAACGGCGCCCTTGCCCTTGGGCGGCGGTCGCGACGGATCTTCCTCTTTGAGCTCCTCGGCGGCTTCCTCCGCAGTCGCATCGGCCGGAATGGGATCCGGGGCTGGAGTCGGCGCCGTCGGCGGCGCGGGCGCAGATTGCGTAGCTGCGTCCGGTGCAGGCGCGTCTTGCGCGAACGCAACACCGGGCGCGAAATACGTCGCGGACGACACGGCCGTGGCGAACAACAAATACACGTTTCCTGGGAAACGAGACGTAAGCGGCATTACTGCGCGACTTTCTCCGTAAGGATCGCGATCGCTTTTCCGCCGGCACGGCGCGTGCGATCGAGGGTTTGCACGACGAGCGCGTAAGGCGCTTCGTCGTCTGCATCGAAGTAAACGACTTTGTCGCTGCGGGCGGCGAGCATGCGGGGCAGCTTTTCCGCCAATTCATTGTCGTCAATCACGTCCCGATTGATGCGAATCGTGCCTTCCTTGCTGACCGTCAGCACGATGCGCGTATCGTTTTCGGGCGATGGTTGTTCCTTGTTGTCTTCTTTTTTGGGCAGGTGGATTTTGAACTCCTTGTTCAGCAGGGGAGTCACCACCATGAAAATGATGAGAAGCACCAGGACGACGTCGACCAGCGGCGTCACGTTGATCGCCGGGGGTACGGGCCCCGTGCGTTTTGCCCCCGGCTTGTCGGCTTCGAGCGTAATGGCCATGGCTTACCTCCCGCTCTCCGCCGCGGCGAGTTCCGCCTCTTCCGGCTCGTCCTCTTTGCCCTTCTTGCTCACCATGAGGGAACAGCCGCCGAAACCGGTTTTCTCCACCATGGCGAAGACGGCGCGCGCCTCCCCATAATTCAGGCTCGAGTCACCCTTCAACACGACCCGGCGCTCGGCGTCTTTCTCGTGCAGCTCGTCGAGCTTCGCGCCCAGCGTGTCGCGATCGACCATGTCTTTCTCGAGGAAAATCTTACCGCTCGCGGCGATGCTCACGGTGATCGGCTCTTGTTTCAATTTGGACTTCGGATCCGGCCGCACGATGGCGGGGAGCTCCACGCGCTCGCCGTGTTCGAGCGCGGGGGCGATGACCATGAAGATGATGAGAAGCACGAGAACGACGTCCACCAGCGGCGTCACGTTGATCTCGGGCTGCGGCATGTACTTGCTCATGGGCTACTCGGCGGCTTGCGCTTCCCGTGCGAATCGCCCGGACGTTTCGCGTCCCTGATGCGTCTCCATCTCGTCGATCAGCTCCCCGAGCGAGCGCTGGAGCGCACCCTCCATGCGCGTAATCGTGTTGCTCAGGAAGTTGAAGATGAGAACCGACGGAATGGCCACCATGAGACCGAGCGCCGTTTCGACGAGCGCTTCCGCGATACCGCCCGAAACGGCCCCGAGGCCTCCCGAGCCCGTCGCCGCGATTCCCTGAAACGCGGTGATGATACCGACGACGGTACCGAGCAATCCCACGAAGGGCGAAATCGACCCAATCGTGGCCAGCATGCCCATGCCACGGCGCAAATCGGCCCCGAGCTCCTCGGTTTGCCGCGCACCTTCGCGCTTGGCCAGCTCGATCGGCGTCAAATCGTCACCGGCCTCCACGCCATCCGCACGCGCACGCAGGTAACGCTTCACCGTCGCACCAACGAGGCGCGAAAGGGGCGCCTGCTCGTGATCCGCCGACAGCGTCACCAGCGTCTCGAACTCACGCGCATTGAGCGCAGAGCCCGCAGCCGAGGCAAACCGTTGCGAGGCGCGCGTGCCGCGGAAAAGGGCAATCCATCGTTCGACCACGACGGTGACGGTGCAAAGTGCCATGACGAGCAATACCGAAGTAACGATTTTGCTCATGAGGCCCATGCTGGCCCAGAGATGAATCGGGTTGAACGACATCATAGCAGTAACCTCAAGTCCTGAGTTTGAAGGGGATTTTCACAACGCGGTAAACGCGAATGGCATGACCGTCCATGACGGCCGGTTGAAAGCGCCAAGTCTTCACCGTGGCCAGCACCGCCTCGTCGAGCAGCGGGTGCCCTCGTAGAATCGTGGGTTCGGCGACCTCGCCCGTTTCCGTGACGACGAACTTGATGATGACGACCGTCTCGATACCCTGCTTGCGTGCCGCCTCGGGATATTCGGGCATCGGCTTGTGGATCGCCTGCGGCGGGTCCACGTGCTCGGGCAACTGAATCGGCGGAGGAGGCGGCGCCGGGGGCGCAGGAGGTGCCGTTGGCGCAACGGCGACACCACCCGAGCCTCGCCCGCCGGCCTTGCCGTTCGGATCTCCATTGGGATCGCCGTCGCCAATCGGGATTTCGCTCTTGGCATTCTGCAAATCCGTCTCCGGCGGCTTCTCCTGCGGAATCACCGTGGGCGGCGTGAGCGGGCTGGCCTTCTTCGCCCCGAGCGGCGCCGGTGACTTGGGCCGGGGCGGGGGAGGAGGTGGCGGCGGTGGAGGCTTTGCCTCGGGCACCTTGGCCACGAGTTTCACGTCCACCTCTTCCTCTTGTTGGAGAGGCGCTATGGCCCCGAATGCAATTCCGACCGCAAGCAAGCCACCCAAAACCACGAGCCCTGCGCCCGCTCCAACGGCAAGACGCCGTTTGCGTGCAGGATCGTGATCCTGTTGGCCGAAAGATTCGAAGCCCATCGCTTGCGCCTGTTTAATGGCGGCTTGTGACGTCCGTGCGACATCTGGGCGACGACTATCGACCGGTCTCGTGACAGACTTCGGCACCTCCAACATACCTCAGCGTCACAGCGCAATTCCTTACATCACGTTCAGAAGCGTCATGAAATGCACAGCGAGCTCTGCCTTGTTGTTGCGAACTACAAGCCATGCGTACTACACGCAGCTTGTAGTGCATGTTCTTCGAGGTACATGGGCCATGTACTTCATGTAAAATGGAGTGATGTCCCTCCTCGGCCGCGCTCGAGAGCTCGAACGACTTCGCGCCGCGTGGAAGCTTGCCCAGCGTGGCCGCGCTCAGTTCGCGTTGGTTTGGGGAAAGAGGCGCGTGGGAAAGACATTCCTTCTCTCCCATTTCGTCCAAGGCCGGCGCGCCGTGTTTTTCGGCGCAACGGAGCAGTCCGAGTCGGTGGAGCTCGGGCGCCTCCACGATGCGCTTCGCCAAAGCTTGGGCGATCACGTTGCC
It includes:
- a CDS encoding alcohol dehydrogenase catalytic domain-containing protein; the protein is MKALTFDLHLPRLAFARALGTVSAHGYLNGLGPLRLAEVPDARVLGDHWVVVETKACGICGSDVKEVFMDAAVDNPLTAVISFPHVMGHEHVGVVAETGRAVTRVKRGDRVACSPWFSCAVRGLPECDACRRGQIALCESFTEGTFAPGMHAGTCRDISGGFAPLVPVHESACFPMPDGVPFSTAVLADPFAVALHAVLKSPPEPGETVLVYGCGGLGVLVIHILARLFPRTRVLAVDPRPHARALAEQLGAAATFSARGAELIEAIAQAADVPVRRPQFALPWLHKGVDRVYDTVGSAATLETAVRITRPLGVLVLVGVATPARFEWTPLYFKELHIMGSSGYGIEDFAGRRAHAFEHFFALLEQRTLDLSNVVTHRFPLAEYKDAFLTARSKGAAPAIKVVFDFG
- a CDS encoding NAD-dependent epimerase/dehydratase family protein, producing MIDLITGATGFIGSHLAERLLREGRQVRVLCRAGSEGKLTAAVATGAQLVQGDLRDERSLVAAVAGAARIFHCAGHVSDWGTADEFAGANVRGTEALYRAARAAGVRRVVHFSSIAVFGTPSPKYFDDTTPLDGQAWDGYSLTKAHGEAVARKAFESGLPLSILRPAVVYGPRGTWLEEPLAMIRQGKMFLLGGGVGTCHPCYIENLLDATLLAAEHPSALGEAFIVGDGEAISFRDYFDAVAKIAGRPPVRRSIPLPVARTMASSLEAMARLRRATARPLLTHTAIDMVTTKSEMSIRKIREQLGWTPRYSFSSAVDHLCELTRSRTPL
- the hpnR gene encoding hopanoid C-3 methylase HpnR, which codes for MKVLCVHPSGLMYTEIFLRLEPLGVELVAAAVRRAGHDTRLLDLQAATHRDYFRLLDDFRPDAVLFGMNYLANVPEVVDLCKETKARHPRILTCVGGHSASFTARELLAHAEGSIDCVVRGEGEEAAPRVLDAWRDDPKSLHLLDGVITLDGEGPPPKQIHSLDDLRPARDLLPNRKKYFIGVLDPAASIEFSRGCPWDCSFCSAWTFYGRSYRKVNPEICAEDLASIREQGVFIVDDVAFIQAEHGNAIADAIERRGLKKRYYLETRGDVLLRNKELFVRWKKLGLEYMFLGLEAIDAEGLKAFRKRVPLGKNFEALEYARSLGIMVAVNIIADPDWDEARFQVIREWALSVPEIVNISVNTPYPGTETFLTDARTFTTRDYRLFDIQHAVLPTKLPLRRFYEELVKTQQVLNKKHLGIAALKATAAISARLLLQGQTNFVKMLWKFNSVYDPRRQLSDHAQPVKYEMKLPVVSPTKKVDPRKLYVLPPNSKAAQANALITRET
- a CDS encoding winged helix DNA-binding domain-containing protein; protein product: MPRAALLSIHARIAGTGPAAWEHRSLIQLWGPRFSAYVVAAKDLPLFSLGRLPEDARGLARAHHTASRLHTFLDGRKMPFGQAGHGMGVPHNSLRYAAPTGRVLLRWEGARQPVVWTQPAPNMAPRDARLELARRYLHVFGPTTAASFAEWAGISPAAALAAFEALHPALTPVRTPIGDAWILADDEPAFRAPPGPAAPARLLPSGDAYYLLWGADRELLVPNAKRRAALWTSRVWPGALLVHGEIVGVWRRTAGEIAIEAWRRLSSSEREAAEAEAMSLPLPGLEGPVVVHFRSPA